The Acidianus manzaensis genome has a window encoding:
- a CDS encoding C166 family protein has translation MGAKLIVNVIIFDIILALLMMSFAGIQPPSIANPPTQSMAQAQANISWNLTIGTINWVWLWPLFYFVDWLIWIVTTIFAVVVFIFNIFTTSLALLSSVPVIGPFLLMFAVVINFVLIWELVTLIRGTEG, from the coding sequence ATGGGAGCTAAACTAATAGTAAATGTGATCATCTTCGATATCATATTAGCGCTGCTAATGATGAGTTTCGCGGGCATTCAGCCACCCAGTATCGCGAATCCCCCAACTCAAAGCATGGCGCAGGCGCAGGCAAATATTTCGTGGAACCTTACGATAGGAACTATAAACTGGGTGTGGCTATGGCCCCTCTTCTATTTCGTGGACTGGCTTATCTGGATTGTAACGACGATTTTCGCGGTCGTAGTCTTCATCTTTAATATCTTTACAACGAGTTTAGCGCTTCTATCATCTGTGCCGGTCATCGGTCCATTTTTGCTGATGTTTGCAGTTGTCATAAATTTCGTTCTAATTTGGGAACTTGTAACGCTGATAAGGGGCACAGAGGGATGA
- a CDS encoding transcriptional regulator — protein sequence MNEYNANEIRAKVLRRKILDLIAQNYVLSASLISHTLLLSYATVLRHLRILSNEGYIELYKEGRTLYAKIKQNSKQIQILNSELGHFLNANGKPEFDERSPITKVKETKES from the coding sequence ATGAACGAATATAATGCCAATGAGATAAGGGCAAAAGTTTTGAGAAGAAAGATATTGGATTTGATAGCGCAAAATTATGTGCTTAGCGCATCTCTCATTAGCCATACACTATTGTTAAGTTACGCAACTGTGCTAAGACACCTAAGAATCCTTAGTAATGAAGGATACATAGAATTATACAAAGAGGGAAGGACATTGTATGCAAAAATAAAACAAAATTCGAAGCAAATTCAGATTCTGAATTCAGAATTGGGGCATTTTTTAAACGCAAACGGAAAACCTGAATTCGATGAGAGGAGTCCTATTACTAAGGTCAAAGAAACTAAGGAAAGCTGA
- a CDS encoding VP1/VP3 family protein gives MRGVLLLRSKKLRKAEGVNVGLLIGLFIFILVGVVLLPVITSEVTSLTSGTSAQVTGTDATLLNLVPLFYILVLIIVPAVIAYRMYKE, from the coding sequence ATGAGAGGAGTCCTATTACTAAGGTCAAAGAAACTAAGGAAAGCTGAAGGAGTAAACGTAGGACTATTAATAGGGCTATTCATCTTCATATTAGTAGGAGTAGTATTGCTGCCAGTGATAACGAGCGAGGTAACTTCGCTTACAAGTGGAACATCGGCACAAGTAACTGGAACCGACGCCACGCTATTGAACTTAGTGCCCCTCTTCTACATCTTAGTACTAATTATTGTGCCAGCAGTGATTGCTTACCGTATGTACAAGGAGTAA
- a CDS encoding V1/V3 family capsid protein — MEANIKEIIFLFLFVIIGIVLLSPIVSFIGNLTNPGTYTTYTTVSGTETETTSSFVPNPYYVGSNNAVLISLVPIFYILIIVAVPAILIYKMYKGE; from the coding sequence ATGGAAGCTAACATAAAGGAAATCATTTTTTTATTTCTATTCGTTATCATTGGAATTGTATTATTATCGCCAATAGTATCATTTATAGGTAATCTGACAAACCCTGGAACTTACACAACATATACTACAGTCTCTGGCACCGAGACCGAAACCACATCATCGTTTGTACCGAACCCGTATTACGTAGGAAGCAATAATGCTGTATTGATATCGTTAGTGCCCATATTTTACATACTGATCATCGTAGCTGTTCCGGCCATTTTGATATATAAAATGTACAAGGGGGAGTAA